From Choristoneura fumiferana chromosome 7, NRCan_CFum_1, whole genome shotgun sequence, the proteins below share one genomic window:
- the LOC141429663 gene encoding LOW QUALITY PROTEIN: proteasome subunit beta type-2-like (The sequence of the model RefSeq protein was modified relative to this genomic sequence to represent the inferred CDS: inserted 1 base in 1 codon) yields MSNINLQCLMGIQCNDFVMIAADQSNSHSIMVMKDDEEKIYKISDKLVMGVIGDSGDTTQFAEYIAKNIQLYKMRNGYELGXTAAANFTRRNLAEYLRSRVIS; encoded by the exons ATGTCGAATATTAATCTACAATGTTTGATGGGAATCCAGTGCAATGACTTCGTTATGATAGCAGCCGATCAGAGCAACAGTCACAGTATTATGGTCATGAAAGATG ACGAAGAAAAGATCTACAAAATATCGGATAAACTAGTAATGGGCGTAATCGGAGATTCTGGCGACACTACTCAGTTCGCTGAATACATCGCTAAGAACATTCAGCTGTACAAGATGCGTAACGGCTACGAGCTTG CCACTGCTGCGGCTAACTTTACTCGCCGAAACTTGGCCGAGTACCTCAGGAGCCGGGTAATTTCATAA